The DNA window CGGGGTCAAGGATGCGCTCGATCGGCTTCAACTGTTCCGGCGGAAGCGGACTGTCATCGATGAGGGCTGTGACCACGCCGACGCGTCGGCCTCTGCCGAAGGGCACTTCGACTCGGGTGCCGGGTGCCGGAATCCGACCCTCGGGCAGACGGTAGTCGAAAAAATTCGGCAGCGGGACCGGGAGGGCGATGCGTAGGGCGGCAGACATGGATTCCTCGAGGCAAGCAGTGTAACCGGTATCGTCCAGATCGTTTCGATGCTGCTGCAGGGATGCGCGAATCGTCGCGGCCTCACTTGCAGCACTTATCTGGGGGATTTGCCAGGATTGAGCGCTAAGTGACTATCGCCGTGAAGGTTTGCCGGTTATCCACAGGAGTTGTGGATAAGTCTGTGGATCAGGTGGTGGCAGAGTGCCTCCAGGCCCGCCGCAAGGCGCTTTATGACGGCCTGTCTAATTTTTAACCATGATAAAAACAATATAAAAATCAAATAATTGCAAAGGCATCGTGGCTCGGGTTCATACGCCGGTCAGGATTGAAGTCTGGTTCTTGACAGCCGGGTGACGCTGTGCAAAACACTTGACAGATCGCCAATCACCAAACGGCTCATCCCGCGCAGGCCGGTTTTCACTGCGGCCTGTGCATGCGAAATCCATGGCGATATCGCATACTAGCCGACCTCCCGGCTGGTGACTGCAATGCCTTTTCATCGATTCGACCGCCAGCGGATCGTGCGCGAAGCGACGGCGACCTTAAAACTGGCACTGCCCTTGATCCTTGCCCAGCTGGCCGCGATGGGGAGCAGCGTGGTCGACACGATCTTGTCGGGCCATGTCGGGTCCCAGGTATTGGGTGCGGTGGCTGTCGGTACGGGCGTATGGTCGCTGGCGGTAGTGACCGGCATCGGGGTGATGCTGGCGGTGCCTTCGACGGTATCCCAGCTCGAGGGGGCAGGTCAGCGCCGCAGCATTGCCGATGTGCTGATCCAGTCCCAGTGGCTGGGTCTGATCGTCGGTGTGATCCTGATGCTGCTGATGCGCCATGCCATCTGGCTGGTGGATGTGATGGGAGTGGACCCCGGTCTGCGTCGGGACGTGGCCGGCTTCTTGCGGGCGATCAGTTGGGGGGCTCCGGCCCTGACCTGTTATTTCGGCATGCGTGGCATGTCGGAAGGCATGGGACTGACCCGGCCTTCGATGTGGTTCAGTTTCGGCGGACTGCTGCTGCTCGCGCCGCTGGATTATGCCTTGATGTACGGTCGCTTGGGGATTCCCCCGCAAGGTGCCGAGGGCTGCGGCGCAGCCACCGCCCTGGTGCTGTGGCTGCAGACGCTCAGTTTCGCCTGCTATATCCGCTGGCGGGCCGATTATCGGGACCTGGGCTGGGACCGGGTTCGCCGCTGGCCCAGCTGGGTGGTCCTGGGGCCTCTGCTGCATATCGGTGTGCCGATGGCGATCAGCCTGCTCGCTGAATCGGGCATGTTCGTGGCCGCGGCCTTGCTGATCGGCCGGCTGGGCGCCTCGGCGGTATCCGCCCATCAGGTGGCGCTGAATATTTCCGCCTTGTTCTTCATGGTACCGCTGGGCTTGTCGATGGCGATCACGGTCAGGGTCGGACAGGCGGTGGGGCGGGGCGACCCGGTGGGGCGGGCCTATGCGGGATTCTGCGGCATCGGCCTGACCTTGCTGACCCAGGCCTTGTCGGCCAGTCTGCTGCTGCTGGCACCCGGGATGCTGGCCCATATCTATACCAGTGATCCGCAAGTGGTCCACAACACCATGGTGCTGCTGGCGCTGGCTGGACTGTTCCAGTTCTCGGACGGTATCCAGGTGGCCTCGGGCGGTGCCTTGCGCGGCATGAAGGATACGCGCGTGCCGATGCTGGTCACTATTTTCGCCTACTGGCTGGTGGGCTTGCCGGTGGGCTGGTGGCTGGCCTTCCCCGGGCGGCTGGGAGCACGTGGCATGTGGATGGGCCTGGTTGCCGGACTCAGCGTTGCTGCCATCCTGTTGCTGGGTCGCTTCTGGCGGCGCAACCGGCTCGCCGTGGCGGATATGCATTGATCTGATCCGACCTGATCCGGTCAGGAAGTGGAGGGTATCCGCGAATCGCCATGGGACTGACATCCGGATGTCATCCAGGTTCGCCAGACTGGCCTCACTCGATGGAGTCCAAGGGATCGTGGTGTGCCCGCCGCAGCGCCATCCGCCCATCGAGACCAATGCCGACCCGTCGTCGCCGCCCTGCAGGGCGGGACGGCGGGTTTTTCATGTCTGCGCTCCCCGGATCCGCTGGCCGTCGGCGCCCCGTTGAAGGCCGGGTTGCCTGGGCATTCGGACCCGCAGGGCCGGATCAGGCTTCTTCGAAGCGGTTCGCTTCGCGGTTCTTGCGCACGCTCAAGGGATCCCAGATCCGCCCGTTCATGGCGATATGGACGCCGGGAGGCAGCAACTGCACCGCGGAAACGGCACAGCCGATATTGAATACCGCGTCCGAACCCATGAAGCGGGCCGGATTCAGAGCGCCGGTCAGCACGATGGTCTTGTCGGTCACCGCCTGCAGCACGCGGGCGGTCTCGACCATGCTGTCGGTGCCGTGGGTGATCAGGATCCGGTCCTGGGGGATGGCCTTGACCGTCGCCAGGATCTGAGCCCGGTCCTCGTCGGTGATATGCAGGCTGTCCTTGCGCATCAAAGCATGGACTTCGTAGTCGAAGGCCACGCCGAACTGGCCCAGGATGTCACTGATCTGGGGAGCCCCGATCTTGTAGTCGGACTTGTCATCGAAATAGATCTTGTCGATGGTGCCGCCGGTGGTGATGATGGCTAACTGCTGCATGGAAGGCTCGTTGTTCTCAAGAGTTGGGGCTGCGCTGAAGTGATGATGCACCCATCGCGGATATTTCGCCCGTCGGTGGTTCAGACCGGCGGATTAGCACCTGCCAAAGCGATCGCCGTCCTTGCCAGACGGCGGCCCAGGGCCCGCGCAAGCTCGTGTTCATGCTCGCTGATCGGCTGGTCGCCGTGGCTGCCGGCCCAGTGGCTGGCCCCGTAGGGAGTGCCGCCGGTACGGGTCGCGCTGAGGGCCGCCTCGGTAAACGGCAGGCCCAGCACCATCATGCCGTGGTGCCACAACGGCAGGGCCATCGACAGCAGGGTGGATTCCTGGCCGCCGTGCATGGTGCCGGCGCTGGTGAAGACCGCGGCCGGCTTGCCGACCAGGGCGCCGCTGGCCCATTCCGCGCCGCTGGTATCCAGAAAATGCTTCAGTGCCGCGGCCATGTTGCCGAAGCGGGTGGGGCTGCCCAGCGCCAGCCCGGCGCAGGCCTTCAAATCGCTCAATTCGACATAAGGCGCGCCGGCCTCCGGCTCGGGCGGGGCCGCCACGGTGGTGACCGGCGCGACCGGCGGGACCTGGCGCAGACGCGCGCGGGCACCGGGGACCTCTTCGATGCCGCGGGCGATCAGGCGCGCCAGCTGGGCGGTCGAGCCGGTACGGCTGTAATAGAGTACGAGAAGTTCGACGGACATGAGTTTGAGTCGGCGGGTGGCGATACGCTAGTGTAGCGTTTGGGCTGGCTGAACTGGACCGGCCAAGGCCAGAACCAAGGACATTCATGGCATTGAAGATTGACCGGAAACGGCTGTTCGCGTTTTTTGCCTACGCCTGGGAGCGCTTTGTTGCGGACAAGTGTTTCGAATCGGCCGGCGCACTGGCCTATACCACCCTGGTGTCGCTGGTGCCGTTGATGGTGGCGATGCTGGCGATGTTCTCGGTGTTTCCGGTATTCGAGCCCTGGCGCCAGACCGTCGAGGATTTCGTGTTCAACAATGTGCCGGCCGCGGGCTCGGGCGTGCGCGATGCCCTCAAGGGGTTTGCCAGCAACGCCAGCCAGCTGACTGGCATCAGTATTCTGGCCATGCTGTTCAGTGCCGTCTCGATGATGGTCAGCATCGAAGACCGCATGAATCGCATCTGGCGTGTCCGCAAGCCGCGCAGCTGGGTGTCGCGGGTGTTTCTATACTGGACCGCGCTGACCCTGGGACCGATCCTCACGGTCGGATCGCTGGCGGCCATGTCCTATGCCGTGGCGCTGCCCATGCTGCACGATGCCGCTGACCAGCTGTCTTCCACGGTGGGCCAGCGAGCTTTGCTGCTGCTGCCGTTTGCCGTCACCTTCGCCTCTTTGTGGCTGCTCTATGCCCTGGTACCCAATGGTCAGATCAAGCGGCGTTATGCTACCGCAGGGGCCTTTGTCGGCGCGGTGCTGTTCGAAATCGCCCGCAACGGCTTCGGCATCTACGTGGCCCATGCCCAGACCTACGAACGCATCTACGGCGCGCTGGCGGCGCTGCCGATTTTTCTGCTATGGATCTATCTCTCCTGGGTGATCGTGATCATGGGCGCCTCGCTGGCTGCCTCGATGGCGTCCTTCGAATATCATCCCTCGGGCAGTCTGTTGCCCGAGGGGGCCGAGTTTCTGGGGCTGCTGGTGGTTCTGGGCCATTTCGTGCAGGCACAGCGAGAAGGTCGACCGCTTGCCGTGGCCGAGGTCAATCGCGTGGAACCGGCCTTGAGCCGCAAGGACACACTCGGCTATTTCGACGATCTTGAGCGTGGCGGCATCATCCGCGGTTCCGTCAGCGAGGGCTGGGTGATGATACGCAGTCTGGATACCACTCAGTTGCTGAGCCTGTATCGTGACGTGCACTATCGTCTGCCATTGTCACCACGTGACGAGATCGAGCAACGTGGCATCCAGTTGCCGGAGCCGCTGATGACGGTTCTTGATGCTCTTGCCCGTCAGCTGCGCGGTTCGCTGGCCGTGTCGCTGGAACAGATTTTCCCGGTATCGGAATCCACCGTTCCGGCTGATGCCCACAGGAAGAGCGGTCCATGATGTTTCGCAAATTGATTTCCGCCCTGGCGCTTGTCAGCGGCATCGGCCTGGCCTCGACGGCGATGGCCGCCATGCCTGCCCATCCGCAGCTGAAGCTGGCCACGCTCGATGGCCATGGTTTCGACCTTGAGGCTCAGCGAGGGCGCTGGGTGATCGTGAATTTCTGGGCCACCTGGTGTGTGCCCTGCATTGCAGAAATGCCGGCCATATCGGCGTATGTCAAGGCGCATGCCGGCAAGGTCTCGGCCATCGGCGTGGCCTACGATGATACGGAGCTGGCGGATCTGAAAGCTTTCATGCTCAAGCATCCGTTGGCCTATCCGGTGGCGCGGGTACCGATGGATCAACCGCCGCATGATTTCGATCAGCCGCAAGGGCTGCCGACGACCTGGCTGATCGCGCCGGACGGCACGGTGGCGAAGCATTTTGTCGGACCGGTCACGGCGGCTTCACTGGCGGCGGCGACCGGGCTGAAATAAGCGGCCGCTCGTTCCTGCCCAAGAAACGAAGATGGCCGGGGTGACCCGGCCATCTTCGTTTCAGCATCCGGTTGCGGTCTCAGCCGGCGCTGGACGAGGCCGATGCGGGCGCGGTCTGATCCGAGGGAGCGCTGTCGCCATCACCGCCGCGGGTGTAGACGATCTTCTTGCTCTCGTTTTCGCAGTTGCCGACCACCTTGCCGGAGGCCGAATCGGCCTTGTCGGCATCAACGACATCCAGCGAGTAATGGCTGACACCGTTGGCTTCGATCTTCTTGGCGATCTGGGCCTTGGTGTCTTCGCAGCTGGCGTGGGCCAGAACCGGCAGAACCAGCAGCGGCAGCAGGGCAAGGCCGAACGACTTCTTCATGATGAACTCCTTGAAACGCGTTGACTTGAATGGATCTGGATACCTGCTTTTGACCGATAAAACGCGATTCCATATGAATGAATTGTGAAGGTATTGATTCCATACCGTAAAAATCACGTGAAAAAGACTCGCTAGTTATCGGTAATCGTTGAGCTTCTCCGCCAACAGGGTGGTGGCTGGCCAGGGCGGATCGACCGCCATCCCGGCGGTCGATCCGCCCTGAATCGTCAGGCGATCGCGGGGATGCTGTCGACGCCGGCCTCGATCAAAGCCTTGTGGTTCAGGGTGCGTGGCAGGATCCGCCGAAAATAGAAGCGGGCCGTGTCGCGCTTGGCCTGCTTGAAGCTCTCGGTCTGGCCTGAGGCCGGCAGGGCGGCCAGGCTGCGGACCCAGAAATAGGCCAGCACGACATAGGCCGAGTAGTACAGGTAGTCGACGGCGGCGGCACCGATTTCCTCGGGGTTCGAGGCGCATGCCGCGCCCAGGGTCTTGCTCAGCTGGCCCCATTCGCGATTGAGGGCATCCAGGGGAGCGATCCACTCCGCCAGATCGCCATCGCCGGCATGGGCGGCACAGAATCCGGCCACTTCCTTGATAAACCGGCGCAGACCCACGCCCTGCAATTGCAATACCTTGCGGCCCAGCAGATCCAGCGCCTGGATGCCGGTGGTGCCTTCATACAAGGTGATGATGCGGGCATCGCGGACAAACTGTTCCACTCCGTTTTCCGCGATGTAACCATGGCCGCCATAGATCTGCAGGGCTTCCTTGGTGCATTCCTGAGCCCATTCGGTGACCGCCGCCTTGGCGATGGGGATCAGAAAAGCCACCTGTTCGGAGGCTTGCTGGCGCTCTTCGGCGCTGGAGCCGCGCGCTTCGATGTCGGTCTGCAGGGCGGTATGCAGCAGCAGCAGCCGCGAGCCTTCGACCAGGGCCCGCTGGGTCAGCAGCATGCGGCGAACGTCAGGCTGCACCAGCAGGTTGTCGGCGATCTTGTCGGTGAATTTCGGGCCGCTGAGCGAGCGTGACTGCAGGCGTTCACGAGCGTATTTGAGGCTGTTCTGCCAGGCCCGCTCCGACAGCGCCAGACCTTGCACCCCGACGCCCAGGCGGGCCGCATTCATCATGGTGAACATGGCGGCGAGGCCCTTGTGCGGCTGGCCGATCAGCACGCCCTCGGCGCCGTCGAAGTTCATCACGCAAGTCGCCGAGCCGCGCAGGCCCATCTTGTGCTCGATCGCGCCGGCGCTGACCGCATTGCGCTCGCCCGGACTGCCGTCGTCCTTGAGCTTGTACTTGGGCACGATGAACATCGAAATGCCGCGACTGCCGGCAGGGGCATCCGGCAGGCGTGCCAGCACCAGATGAACGATATTGTCGACCAGGTCGTGGTCACCGGCACTGATGAAGATCTTGGTGCCGGTGATGGCATAACGGCCATCGGCCAGCGGCTCGGCCCGGGTCTTCAGCAGGCCGAGGTCCGAACCGGCCTGGGGTTCGGTCAGACACATGGTTCCGGTCCATTCTCCGCTGACGATGCGACCCAGATATTGCTGCTTCTGCGCTTCGCTGCCGTGGACTTCCAGGGCATGGCAGGCGCCTTCGGACAGCAGCGGATACAGGCTCCAGGAGAGATTGCCGGCCTGGAAGATTTCGGTGGTGGCCGTGCCCAGCGTCTTGGGCAAGGCCTGGCCGCCGAAGGCTTCGGGATCGGTGAGACCGGTCCAGCCGCCTTCGGCGAACTGCCGGAAGGCCTGCTTGAAGCCCTTGGGGGTGGTCACTGAACGGGTGGCGGGATCGTAATGGCAGCCCTCCTCGTCACCTGGTGCATTGGTCGGTGCCAGCACTTGTTCACTGAATCGGCCGGCCTCTTCCAGCACGGCCT is part of the Frateuria aurantia DSM 6220 genome and encodes:
- a CDS encoding acyl-CoA dehydrogenase C-terminal domain-containing protein produces the protein MTVYKAPLDDLRFALFDVLQVDPILTALESGESHSQDLLEAVLEEAGRFSEQVLAPTNAPGDEEGCHYDPATRSVTTPKGFKQAFRQFAEGGWTGLTDPEAFGGQALPKTLGTATTEIFQAGNLSWSLYPLLSEGACHALEVHGSEAQKQQYLGRIVSGEWTGTMCLTEPQAGSDLGLLKTRAEPLADGRYAITGTKIFISAGDHDLVDNIVHLVLARLPDAPAGSRGISMFIVPKYKLKDDGSPGERNAVSAGAIEHKMGLRGSATCVMNFDGAEGVLIGQPHKGLAAMFTMMNAARLGVGVQGLALSERAWQNSLKYARERLQSRSLSGPKFTDKIADNLLVQPDVRRMLLTQRALVEGSRLLLLHTALQTDIEARGSSAEERQQASEQVAFLIPIAKAAVTEWAQECTKEALQIYGGHGYIAENGVEQFVRDARIITLYEGTTGIQALDLLGRKVLQLQGVGLRRFIKEVAGFCAAHAGDGDLAEWIAPLDALNREWGQLSKTLGAACASNPEEIGAAAVDYLYYSAYVVLAYFWVRSLAALPASGQTESFKQAKRDTARFYFRRILPRTLNHKALIEAGVDSIPAIA
- a CDS encoding DUF1161 domain-containing protein, which encodes MKKSFGLALLPLLVLPVLAHASCEDTKAQIAKKIEANGVSHYSLDVVDADKADSASGKVVGNCENESKKIVYTRGGDGDSAPSDQTAPASASSSAG
- a CDS encoding TlpA family protein disulfide reductase encodes the protein MMFRKLISALALVSGIGLASTAMAAMPAHPQLKLATLDGHGFDLEAQRGRWVIVNFWATWCVPCIAEMPAISAYVKAHAGKVSAIGVAYDDTELADLKAFMLKHPLAYPVARVPMDQPPHDFDQPQGLPTTWLIAPDGTVAKHFVGPVTAASLAAATGLK
- the wrbA gene encoding NAD(P)H:quinone oxidoreductase, with protein sequence MSVELLVLYYSRTGSTAQLARLIARGIEEVPGARARLRQVPPVAPVTTVAAPPEPEAGAPYVELSDLKACAGLALGSPTRFGNMAAALKHFLDTSGAEWASGALVGKPAAVFTSAGTMHGGQESTLLSMALPLWHHGMMVLGLPFTEAALSATRTGGTPYGASHWAGSHGDQPISEHEHELARALGRRLARTAIALAGANPPV
- a CDS encoding YihY family inner membrane protein; its protein translation is MALKIDRKRLFAFFAYAWERFVADKCFESAGALAYTTLVSLVPLMVAMLAMFSVFPVFEPWRQTVEDFVFNNVPAAGSGVRDALKGFASNASQLTGISILAMLFSAVSMMVSIEDRMNRIWRVRKPRSWVSRVFLYWTALTLGPILTVGSLAAMSYAVALPMLHDAADQLSSTVGQRALLLLPFAVTFASLWLLYALVPNGQIKRRYATAGAFVGAVLFEIARNGFGIYVAHAQTYERIYGALAALPIFLLWIYLSWVIVIMGASLAASMASFEYHPSGSLLPEGAEFLGLLVVLGHFVQAQREGRPLAVAEVNRVEPALSRKDTLGYFDDLERGGIIRGSVSEGWVMIRSLDTTQLLSLYRDVHYRLPLSPRDEIEQRGIQLPEPLMTVLDALARQLRGSLAVSLEQIFPVSESTVPADAHRKSGP
- a CDS encoding asparaginase domain-containing protein, which encodes MQQLAIITTGGTIDKIYFDDKSDYKIGAPQISDILGQFGVAFDYEVHALMRKDSLHITDEDRAQILATVKAIPQDRILITHGTDSMVETARVLQAVTDKTIVLTGALNPARFMGSDAVFNIGCAVSAVQLLPPGVHIAMNGRIWDPLSVRKNREANRFEEA
- a CDS encoding MATE family efflux transporter, giving the protein MPFHRFDRQRIVREATATLKLALPLILAQLAAMGSSVVDTILSGHVGSQVLGAVAVGTGVWSLAVVTGIGVMLAVPSTVSQLEGAGQRRSIADVLIQSQWLGLIVGVILMLLMRHAIWLVDVMGVDPGLRRDVAGFLRAISWGAPALTCYFGMRGMSEGMGLTRPSMWFSFGGLLLLAPLDYALMYGRLGIPPQGAEGCGAATALVLWLQTLSFACYIRWRADYRDLGWDRVRRWPSWVVLGPLLHIGVPMAISLLAESGMFVAAALLIGRLGASAVSAHQVALNISALFFMVPLGLSMAITVRVGQAVGRGDPVGRAYAGFCGIGLTLLTQALSASLLLLAPGMLAHIYTSDPQVVHNTMVLLALAGLFQFSDGIQVASGGALRGMKDTRVPMLVTIFAYWLVGLPVGWWLAFPGRLGARGMWMGLVAGLSVAAILLLGRFWRRNRLAVADMH